GCACAATAGCAACAAATCGGGGTTCTTCCCCATGGGGGGAAATGTGTTGTAGGATGATTTCCACTGGAATGTCCGTCCCATTCTTATGCCTATGGATGGTTTGAAAGGTCAGAGAGGTTTTAGAACCGTTCAACAAAGGGGCGACGTGTTTCCTGAATTGGGTTTCATCAAATTCTGGTTTGATATCCAATGGGGTCATATTCATCAATTCTTTTTCGCTATACCCAACCTGATCCATGGCCCCCTGGTTCACGTAGGAGAACTTGAAGGTTTGGGGGTTGAAAATGAAGACACAGTCCAGGGTCCTGTCCAAGGTGGTCTTAAACTGGTTCAAGATCAATTCCGCTTTTTTGCGCTTGGTAATATCCCATAAGACTACGGTAAAGATTTTTTCTCCATCCAAATCAAGTTTTGATATGGAGGCCTCCGCAGCAAATTCTTCCCCGTTTTTCCTCCTTCCAGCTATTTGACGCCGTTCTCCCATCCGTCGGGAAGTATCACTGGAACGATTAAATTGATCTACATGGTTATGGTGAGCTTGACGAAGCGATTCCGGGATAAGGATATCTATTTTTTGACCAAGAACCTCACTTTCACGATATTCAAATATTCCCTCCGCCCCTTTATTGAAGATGATGATCCGCTGGTCCTTGTCAATGGAGATAATGGCTTCATCGGCAATGTCGATAATCCCGGCAAAACGAGCTTCACTTTTTTTCAATTTGTTATTTTTGTCTTCCATTGTATTTCGGTTATTTCGAACCAAGACGACCATCCCGGTAAAGAGAGCGCCAAGAAGAATAATGGCACCCCAGTTGAACCGGGTAAGCCACAAACGGTCTTTCATGATGTAAAGATTCAAAGATTCTTGGAGTGCCTTTCCAAACTTATCAATACTGTGAATTACCCCATCATGGGCTTTCTCGGTTTCAGCTTGCATTAGGGGGTCTTGCTGGGCTTCCCAGTAGGTAACAAATAGGGCTTGAAGGAGACGTATATGGTGATCCAAAGAAGTCAGGAGACTTCCGTTTTTCTTGTCTTTTAGGATCGTTAGAGCCCCTTCCAAATCAGTTTCATTATCATATAATAGAAAGTGGTTTAATGCGAGTGCCTGGTCGATATGAGTCTGGATCTCTCGTTTTTTATCTATTGTGGTCCCTTTAATTAAAGATTCCTCAAATTGAATATGTGCATGGGCTATATGTCTCATCAGGCTATCGGTCACCTGAATCAACGGCAAATGCCGTTTGGTAGATTTAGAAAAGACAGACATTGATAGGGAAACCAATATTATCGCAATGATGCTAATGGCGAACAGGGTTAGTTCAAGGGATTTGAATCTATTGATCTTCTTCATATTTTATGCAGTGTTTTAAAGATGAACTAATTAACAGATGGAGTTTGAAGTCACACCTATACATTGTAAATGTATAATAATTCTAGGGAATGTCAAATAAACGCGGGCGCCGATTTAAGGAAATATTATTCGTAATAATAGGTTCTACCCTTGATAAAACGATGAATTGATCAATGGACAATCTGCATACAAACCCTTAATAGACCTATTATGTGGGCGATCAGCTCAGTGATAAAACGCTTGCTTCATACTCTATATTTACCTTCCAACGAGAACCAACCAAAACTCAAAATATCCATATCCAACAAAGGGATAAGGTTAGAACTCATTTTGACTGGAATCGGAAATCCGGGGACACGATCCCTAATTCCCCGATCGGTAGTTATGTTTCGAATGATGTAATGGTGCCACCGAATTCCACGAAATGCCGATGTATTTAAGAAATTCTCCAAAGATGAGCCAAGACGAGATTTGACCCGTTTCCCTAATGATCCGCGATATTTGTGCTCTGATTCAAAAAAGAGTTGTCCCATCCAATCGACTCTCAATTTGTGGTTATAATATTCAGAGTTTTCTACACGATATACTTTCAGGTGATATTGATGCTGATCGTATGGATTATTTGCTTAGGGATTCTCATATGTGTGGGGTGAATTATGGCCTTTATGACCCAAATAGAATTCTAAAGAGCATGTGTGCATACGGCCGAAATGACACAATGGAATTACATGTAGGACTTCGTTTTAGCGCTCTTGGGGCAGTCGAAGATTTATTAATATCCCGTTATCAAATGCATGGGCAGATTTATGGACATAAAACTAATCGGGCTTGTAATGCTATGCTTGACCTCATTCGTAAACAACTTAGGAAGGCAAAATGGAAATGGTATTCCTCTTGTAAAACAATGGAGCAACTTTTATCAGCCTTTTCTGATCTTGACGATTTCTCGTTTAACCGGAAGTTAAGAGAGAAATCAATAGACAACGGCGCAGGAAAGGTAAAAGAAATAGCAGAAGAACTTTTTGTTAAACGGAAATTAGTGAAGAAAGTTTATGAAGAGAGGGTTGATCTTTCAAAAAATAAACACAAAAGAGAGCATTGGGAAAAACAAAAAAGAAGCTTTGAGAGGAAAAAAATATTGTTTGTCCCAGATGAATTCAAGAATAAGGGTCCATCGGTAAAACAAAAAAATTATTATTTAAAAGTTCTAAAAAAAACAAAAGATGGATTTTATAAAGTACATGAACTAAAAGAATGTTCAACAGTGGTTCAATACCTACCAGAGGAAGAGGTTGTTTTTAGAATATATTCAAAGGGTGTGGATTTTGAAAGAGCAAAGAAAATAATGCCAGATTAAAGTATTTTAGAATAAAATCAAACCAAAGAGTTTACAGGATTTCCTTTAAACTTCCCGCGCCTATATTGAATTGATAATTAAATATTATTAAATATCAACTCTTTTAATTCCTTAGGAAACCATTTCCTTAAAAACCTCATTTTGTTGTCTACCTTTCTCCATAGGGTCCCTCCGTTATTTAAATCTTTACCCTCGATTAGAAATTGATTTTAGACCGTTGTGATTTTTTTAAAGAAAAAGTCCGCTACTTATAGTCTGTAGACACTTTGTCATCATTTTGCCAATAATCCCACCTTATAAATTATGAGCAACATTAAAAAACAATTTGGTGTGATAGTTCGGAAACTACGGAATAAAAAGGGTCTCTCACAAGAGGCCTTTGCGGATCTCTGTGGGCTCCATAGAACATATATAGGGGCTGTGGAAAGAGGGGAGAGAAATGTCTCCCTTGAAAATATAGAAAAAATTGCAAAAGCCCTCCGTGTGAGTATTTCGTTTATGTTCAGCCAAAAATGAAAATAATTAAGACGGAATATCTTATAAAAGCTGGATCATTTCCTAAATCCCAAGCATGGGAGACTATATATAGGGAAATTCAAAAAGCAATCAAAGCAATAACGTGGCCTAGGGGAAGTAAGAGTTTCACTATTTATCCTGAAAGCGGTAAAAAGCGGGGTAAAGGTAATGGAGTGAAACCGTTAAAGGATGCTTTTTGCTTTAGCCTAAGTAAAAAAGGATGGAATCTTGAAACCCGTTTGCCAATTGGGGTGAGAAAATACCCTGGACCCATTGATGCAACAAAACAGTTAGGTGAAAACCAGTTTTTTGCTGTGGAGTGGGAAACGGGAAATATTTCCTCCAGTCATCGGGCTTTGAACAAAATGGCGCTCGGAATTAAAAATGGGATGTTAAAGGGAGGAACTTTGGTTTTGCCAACAAGGGGGCTTTATAAATACTTGACAGATAGGGTTGGAAACATTGATGAGATAGAACCGTATTTTGAATTATGGAGTTCGATGCCTTTTAAGGATGGTATTTTGGCCGTAATTTCAGTTGAACATGATGCTACTAGTTTAGAGGTTCCACGAATAAAAAAGGGAACTGATGGCAGGGCTCTTATTTGAAAATTTGGTCCAAAAAGTTTATTTGGTTTGGGACTCTTTTCGGTTCATCCTCTGTGAGGCGATATTTATAGGTTGAATGCCCTGAACGTTTTCGTAATTTCAAGGCCTCTTCAGTAAACAACCGATTAAGATTCTTTCTTATTTTTTCTAAATGTTCCTGTTGTTCCCTTATTTTTTTGAATCTTTCTATAATTGGTTTACAACTCTCAATTTCGGATCCAATCCATCTTCTCCCCTTCATCTCGGCTACGATATATGTTGTTCCCGAGCCCCCAAACGGGTCCATAACCAGATCTCCCTCCTCTGTGGCAATATCTAAGACTCTATCCAACAGCTTAATTGATAATTCATTTGCCCCTCTGGTTTTAAATTTCGCGTGACGAACTGGAGGAATATCATTCCAAACATCTGTCAGGTTGACACCTTTTGGGTTCATTTTGTCCTTGTATCCCCCATAGTCTTTTATTTCTCCCCCGCAGTGCCTACAGGTCTCCATTGGTAATCGAGAAGGATGAAAGGTTTTTGGTAAGCGTCCCTTAATGAAGTAAAGCAGACTGTAATGTGAGGGATAGAGCCTTTTTGGCACCGGTAGACTAAATTTAATATCAACAGTTATCCAATGTCGGAAAGTCAGGAATTTATCCAGATAAGAGGAAATATGGATGTTCCACTTAGGGAGGTTATAAACAAACAGGGAACCATTAGGTTTCAGTATCCTGCAACATTCTTCTAACCATCCATAGCACCAGCCTAGATAGTCGTATTTCTCTAATTGATCGTTAACCTTACTCCCATAATTTTTTCCTAAATTAAAAGGTGGATCCGCAAAAATACAGTCAACGGAGTTTTCCGGGAGGCTGCTCAATAAACTAAGACAATCTGTATTATAAAGCTCACCTAGAGAGGTTTGAAAAATAGGGGTTAATTTTTTAGGAGGAGAAGAGGGGGGTTTTCTTTTATAAATCTCCACTTCTTCTTTTAATACAAAAGGGGCGATGGCAGGGTTCTCATGAAGCATATTCTGGATTTCTTTTGGAATCTTCCCGGCCAGAATTGAAAGCTCGGTTTGATTGATTGAGAAAATTTTTGATATTTTTTTTATGAATTTTTCAGATGGCTTCCCTTTCGAGTGTTCAAGTTGGCTTATATAAGATTTATCCACCCCCAATTTCTTTGCGAGTTGAAGTATGCTAAACCCCTTTGTTTTCCTAAGCGATTTAAGTTTCCCCCCAAAATTCATTCTCATCCCCCCACAATTAAGAAGATTTATAACGCAAAAACTTTATAAAAGTTGAGTGAATTAGTCAACTATTTTCTGGTTTGCATTCAAAATTTTGAACCAATAAAGATTTGCCCTAATTTGGCGATTGTGTGAAAAAGGGTCTCAAAGACGACGGGTTTCATGACTTTAGGCGAAGTGCAGTTAGAAATATGGTACAGGCGGGAATCCCGGAGATAGTAGCAATGAAAATATCCGGGCATAGGACGCGCTCAGTCTTTGACCGCTATGCGATTGTGAGTTCTAGAGATCTGGAACTAGCAAGAATGAAACTTACAGACCTTGCCCAAAAAAGGAAAGAAGTTCAAGAGCTCCTCGAAATAAAAGAGAGTCCCAATCAAATACTCATTCGGAAAACATAACAACAGGATATAAGGGACAAGCAGAGTTTCCCTTAGCAAACATTTTTGCAAAGGCCCCCTTCTCTAACCGATTCCAAGTGTTCACTTTTTAACGAGTCTGAGAATTAAAAATTATCGGATGAAATAAAGTATAACGATATCAGCAAACGTTTTGACAATCCTGAAGAATATTTCAATCGCTTTGTAATACCCTGAGTTATAGCCACCTTAAAGGAATCTCTGATCTTTTAATATTTACCACGACATCTGGATTCAAAGATGAAATAATCATCTTAAGCGATTGTTGGTTTAAATCACTACTTATTGTAGGGCCAATTACTAATTCAACAATTGGGAATGGAATACCATATACGTCATCGACTGATGCCTTAATAGCATTTTCAAAGCTCACTGTATAATATGGGATTACGTTACCCTTGTAACTTCTGAAAAATGGAAGGTCGGTACTCTGGCCTCTGTCAAAAAGTAGATCCACTGAACTAAAGTATACTAATCTCCATTCACGTTCTTGATGGAAATCTGGATGTTTAAAGCAAAATAAATATTCACCAACAGTTAAGGAGAAGGCCTGACAATATTCTGGCAAGAGAGTTGAGGTCACATCCTCTAACCCTTTTCCCGTTGTGGATGTAGACAAAGAGTTCAGAAAGGCCCCAATCGTTTCATCTACTAATCTGGTTTGATCTGAGACATCATAGATTACTTTACGAAGAACGCATCTTCTCTCGATGAACCGAATTGTATGAAGGAAATCTATACCAATGGCATAGCCGCCACCTTCTCCCCGGTATCCTCTCCATTGGCTTAACAAATTTCCATCCTCGCAAAAACATGTAGCGAAGACAGAAAATCTATTAGAAAAAGGATCAAAAGTCTGTACAATTCTTTTAATAAACTCTCTCTGAATTTCATTTAGGTTGGAGTCATTGGACCTCGACTTTAGTCGGGTTTCTATTAATGATCTGGAGTATTGTAATTCAGATGAGTCATTCATATACCTGAGATCGGTCATCCATATACTCTTACTTGATAAAATTCCAATTAACCCATCTGCTGATGTGTAATGGAATAATACATTTGGAAATTCTTTATGATAAACACTCCATTTAGATAGTATTTCCTCTTTCAGTTGCGAAATAATGCTTTTTTCTGAATCTGAAATGTTCATACTAAATCCAGGTTTAGTTCTTAATCGAAATCCCCGATTTAAAATTTTCTATCTCAACGCCAAGAAGATAAATACCTCCTCTATTTTCCACTGCAATGGCACTGGCTTGGTTTCCTTTATTCGTTGTCAGTTTCAAGAATGCTATATTGGGAGGTTTGTTATCATTAGCTGTGCCAAACTTACTCCTATCGGGGTGTAATATAATAGGATAATCATCGTCAGTAAAAAGAAGTGCTGATATCTCTATTTCCAAATCACTGTCTTTGATTCTTTTTTTAATTTCACACACAACCCGACCAGTCTTTTTTTCTACTATCGACGTTCGTTTAAAGCCACTGAGTATTGTGTAGTTATTTTTATCTTTTAAGTTAATTGAATTATTCTTTATTTGTGCAATAGGGCTCTTATTCGGCCCCAATAATTTAAAGGTTGCTGCAAGCTCGCCAGTTTCAGGATTTTTCGCAAGTGAGATCAAAGGAATCCCTTTGTATTCTATTGGATTCGTAACATTGCGATAGTATATTCCGCCGATTTTTGCACTATAAGAATTAGCTGGTTCCCACAGGGTCATAAATTATCAGTCCTTTTGAGGTTGAAAATTTTTATTGGAAATACTTCTTTTAATTTTCCAAGGACTATACCATTATTCAGAAATGAGCACAATTCTGAGCACAGTTGACGGGGCGGGACCAATCTGTAATAATACAACCCCTTGATAATCTTATTAAGTGGGCGATTAGCTCAGTGGTAGAGCGCTTGCTTCACACTCCTTACTTACCTACCAACTCTAACCCATAAAAACTCAAATAACCTATATCCAACAAAGGTATAAGTTAAGAACATTTTTTGGCTGGAATTGGCTTGAACGTGGTCGTTTGGGGTGGGCTCGAGCACAAATTGAGCACAAAATTTTTTTTACCGCCTTTAATATCTGTGACTTTCACCTGGAAGAGGTCCTTAATGTATGTTCCCCCCCATTTACAAGCTCCTTTTCGGAATTTTTTAATTACTCCTTACCATGGGATCTATAATCCCATGGGTGTCACATCCTTTCACTTTTTCTCCTAAATTTTTCAAATAGTTACTTAACCCCCCCCAGAATAAGATCTTTCCTTTGTGCCGGTTTTGTGTTTAGAGCATCTTAACTTCAATTTTGTGTTTTCTCGCAGACCAACAGTCAACTTTTTAGCTGTTTCTAAGTATTTTCCTGAAAATCAGGCAAAAACTTAACTACTTTAATAAGTGTACACATTTTAATGGCCAAGTTTTTAACCAGTTTGAATTTTTTTCTTTTTATTTAAGAAAAATTATTGACAGTGGATTTTATTTCTGATATTTACAGCGGGATTTTATTTTTGATGAAATTATTCATATTCTAAATCAAAAGGAAAAAATAGCCATGGATTGGCGAAGATTCCCCCCATCTTCTATTATCCACACTTCCTTTACCTTTCTTTTCGGTTTCGCTTTTTTTCTGTTCTCCTTTTCTTCCCTTCATGCCTCAGCCCCTGTGTTCCTTTCCGTGGGTGTAGAACCCGAAGCGGTTTCCATCAATACCCAAACCAACCAGGCCGTTGCGGTTCATAAAGGATCCAACGACTTAAAAGTTATTGACCTTTCCACCAATACCGTTACTTCTACTATTTCCTTCTCCTCCCGTCCTATTGATGTGGCGGTGAATTCCCAAAACAATGTGGCCGTGGTGGTGCTGGAAAAGATCGACAGCATCAAAATTATCGATTTAACCACCGGCCTGGAGTTGGCCACGGTGGTGGTAGGAAAAGACCCTCAAGAAGTGGCCATTGATCCAGGAAATCAAATCGCTGTGGTGACCAATCAAAAAGATGACACGGTCAGTTTTGTGGACCTGCTGGCCTATTCGGTTCTACAGACCGTTTCCGTGGGAGAAAAACCCTTAGGAATTGATATCAACCTATCAGCACAGATCGCGGTGGTGGCCAATGAAAAATCCGATACACTTTCCCTAATCGATCTTCCCAGCCGTACGGTGACTCACACGATAGCGGTTTCTGAGAAGCCCCGCCGTGTGGCCATCAATACACAGACCGGTCAGGCGGTTATTACCCATGAAAAACTCAATCAGATCAGCATCGTTGATCCTTCCACTCAAACCGTATTAAACACACTTTCCGTTGGGAAATCCCCAGATGGGGTAGCTGTCAATCCCACTACCAATCAAGCACTGGTCTCCAACGAAAAGGCCGATAGTCTAACGTTAGTGGATCTGGCAGCAGCAACAATTGTAGGAAGCATTGCCGTTGAGCGAAACCCGAGGGGTGTGGCCATTCATCCGGGAATCAACCTTGCGGTCTCTGCCAACAAAAAAAGCGATACGGTTTCGATCATTGATTTATACACCGTTACCTTGACCAATCCCGCGCCGGTGGGAAAAGACCCTCAAGGGGTGGGGGTCAATATCAATAAAGATATTGCGGTGGTGGCCAATAAGAAAAATGACACGGTCTCCATACTGGATCTTCCCCAAGGCACCCTTTCAGCCACCATCTCCGTGGGAAGAGATCCCCAGGGAGTGGCGATCAATCCCCAGACCGACCAGGCCTTGGTGACAAATAAGAAAGACAACTCCCTCACGTTAATCGATCTCATGAGCCTTCAGGCCACGGGAACCTTGAATGTTGGAAAAGACCCCAATGGGGTAGCCATTAACCCAGCCACCAACCGAGCGGTGGTTGCCAATAAAAAGGACAACACCGTATCCATAGTAGATCTCTCAATACCCTCGGTTTTAAGCACTATCCCAGTAGGAAAGGACCCCACCGGAGTTGGCATAGATGCCAATAGCAATCAGGCCTTAATCACATTAGAAAAAGATGATACGGTGATGGTTTTGGATCTGGCATCCGAAACCGTCATTAACACAATACCCGTTGGAGAAAAGCCTCAGGGAATCGCCATCGACACAGGGCTTAATCTATCGGTCATTACCAATAAAAAAAGCAATACCTTATCGGTTATCGATCTAGCCACCAAAACACTGATTCAAACAGTAAATGTAGGAAAAGATCCCATTGGCGTGGCGGTTCATCCTCTAACCCAAGAAGCGTTCGTGGCCAATCACGGAGATGACACCGTATCGGTTGTGGATTTGACCACTTATACGGTCACTGAGACCATAGCGGTGGGAAACAGGCCACGGGATATCGCCATTCATCCCGCCCTCAATCTTGCGGTGGTGACCAATGAGGGAAGCGATGATGTCACCATCTTAATTCTTGGGGCGCCTCCTGTTCCCACCATCACCAGCTTTTCTCCTACAAGCGGTCTTGAAGGGGCTGAGGTCATCATTACTGGAGATAACTTTGATCCCAACCAATCAAACAACACGGTTAAGTTTAATGGGGTTGAGGCAGTAGTTTCCGCCGCTACCGTTACCAGCATCACCACCAACGTTCCCACAGGGGCCACCACAGGGCCGATCACTGTGACCACTTCCGGAGGGACGGGAACCAGCGCCACGGATTTCACAGTCATCACCGGACCGGTTATTACAAGTTTCTCACCCACAACAGGGCCCTTCGGAACCCCTGTAACCATCACAGGCCAAAATTTCGATGCGATTGCCTCAAATAACCAGGTGGATTTCAACGGCACCCCGGCCATTATTACATCTGCAACCGAAACTCAAATCACCACCACGGTTCCTATGGATGCCACCACAGGCCCAATTAACATCACCTCTCCTCAAGGAACCGGCTCAAGCACCAATCCTTTTACCGTTACCCTGAGCAAAGATTTTTCCATCACAGCCAATCCTGCCATTGCATCGGTGATTCCCGGAAGCTCCGTATCCTATTGGATCACATTGAATCCCATTGATGATTTTACACAGCTTGGTCAATTAAATGTCCTGGGCCTTCCAACGGGAGCAACGGCCAATTTTACTCCTGCTTTGATCGGCCCCAACGGCAACTCCTTTTTGCAGATCACAACGGATGGGACAACTCCCGCAGGGCAAACTTCCCTGACCGTTCAAGCCGCCGCAACCATTGACGGAAACGATGTTACCCGAACAGTCAATGTCACGCTGGATGTTCAAGCCCCGGGACAAACGGCCCTTACCGGCCAGGTATTGGATGAACACGGCGGGCCGTTGAAAGATGTGACCATTACCTTAGGTGGGGCTACATTGACGCCTTTGGGGACAACGGATGAAGCCGGAAATTTCT
This portion of the Nitrospiria bacterium genome encodes:
- a CDS encoding diguanylate cyclase, which codes for MKKINRFKSLELTLFAISIIAIILVSLSMSVFSKSTKRHLPLIQVTDSLMRHIAHAHIQFEESLIKGTTIDKKREIQTHIDQALALNHFLLYDNETDLEGALTILKDKKNGSLLTSLDHHIRLLQALFVTYWEAQQDPLMQAETEKAHDGVIHSIDKFGKALQESLNLYIMKDRLWLTRFNWGAIILLGALFTGMVVLVRNNRNTMEDKNNKLKKSEARFAGIIDIADEAIISIDKDQRIIIFNKGAEGIFEYRESEVLGQKIDILIPESLRQAHHNHVDQFNRSSDTSRRMGERRQIAGRRKNGEEFAAEASISKLDLDGEKIFTVVLWDITKRKKAELILNQFKTTLDRTLDCVFIFNPQTFKFSYVNQGAMDQVGYSEKELMNMTPLDIKPEFDETQFRKHVAPLLNGSKTSLTFQTIHRHKNGTDIPVEIILQHISPHGEEPRFVAIVRDITERKRAEEALADQAIRDSLTGLYNRRYFKTRIKEEIALADRNRQIINFLICDLDGFKSINDNLGHQAGDNVLIKVSKILLDCVRGSDLVFRWGGDEFVVILPDTDRDGLLVVINRIRRSIQQLSITGCTGLDISLGVSVYPEHGATEEELIGLADRALYIAKKGGEKIHIGEEEYRLDDQAIKVVFQPIMDVRLKQFVGFEALSRDPQGKHSILALFKKYHAIGKLHELKCLCFHKQLKAGHEFRVENLFINVDFNVLKSIEVPPKPPGMDVVLEISEEEALQNVEEHLEIAAKWRSKGFKFAIDDFGAGFVSLPFIARLIPDHVKLDRSTILQAVSSERFRLVLQDLVHALRKTSTDGIIAEGIETEKELQVMKDMGVYLIQGYIFGKPQELHGPLIKP
- a CDS encoding helix-turn-helix transcriptional regulator yields the protein MSNIKKQFGVIVRKLRNKKGLSQEAFADLCGLHRTYIGAVERGERNVSLENIEKIAKALRVSISFMFSQK
- a CDS encoding DNA methyltransferase — protein: MNFGGKLKSLRKTKGFSILQLAKKLGVDKSYISQLEHSKGKPSEKFIKKISKIFSINQTELSILAGKIPKEIQNMLHENPAIAPFVLKEEVEIYKRKPPSSPPKKLTPIFQTSLGELYNTDCLSLLSSLPENSVDCIFADPPFNLGKNYGSKVNDQLEKYDYLGWCYGWLEECCRILKPNGSLFVYNLPKWNIHISSYLDKFLTFRHWITVDIKFSLPVPKRLYPSHYSLLYFIKGRLPKTFHPSRLPMETCRHCGGEIKDYGGYKDKMNPKGVNLTDVWNDIPPVRHAKFKTRGANELSIKLLDRVLDIATEEGDLVMDPFGGSGTTYIVAEMKGRRWIGSEIESCKPIIERFKKIREQQEHLEKIRKNLNRLFTEEALKLRKRSGHSTYKYRLTEDEPKRVPNQINFLDQIFK
- a CDS encoding DUF2971 domain-containing protein; the protein is MNISDSEKSIISQLKEEILSKWSVYHKEFPNVLFHYTSADGLIGILSSKSIWMTDLRYMNDSSELQYSRSLIETRLKSRSNDSNLNEIQREFIKRIVQTFDPFSNRFSVFATCFCEDGNLLSQWRGYRGEGGGYAIGIDFLHTIRFIERRCVLRKVIYDVSDQTRLVDETIGAFLNSLSTSTTGKGLEDVTSTLLPEYCQAFSLTVGEYLFCFKHPDFHQEREWRLVYFSSVDLLFDRGQSTDLPFFRSYKGNVIPYYTVSFENAIKASVDDVYGIPFPIVELVIGPTISSDLNQQSLKMIISSLNPDVVVNIKRSEIPLRWL